The window TAACATTATTGGAAAAAAGTATATAGATGAAACTGTATTAACAATCAATGCAAAAATACAAAATAAAAATATATAAAAAGGATTGTCTAGGTTGTTGATTTTCATTAGTAATATAGTTCTTCGTTTTTAAGGGATTATATTAAAACTATACTTACATAAATATCAAATTGTATCATTTGTTTTTTCAGAGTCTCTTTTTTTTCTTTCAAGAGCTGTTAAGTCATAAATAAAAGCAAAAATCTCAGATACTGCTTTATACATACTAGGAGGAATCTCTTTTTCTATATCAATAGCAGATAGAAGCTCAATAAGGTCTTCATCTTTTTTTATTGGTATATCATTATCTTGGGCAATTTTAATAA of the Arcobacter sp. CECT 8986 genome contains:
- a CDS encoding EscU/YscU/HrcU family type III secretion system export apparatus switch protein, which translates into the protein IKIAQDNDIPIKKDEDLIELLSAIDIEKEIPPSMYKAVSEIFAFIYDLTALERKKRDSEKTNDTI